The Raphanus sativus cultivar WK10039 chromosome 2, ASM80110v3, whole genome shotgun sequence genome includes a region encoding these proteins:
- the LOC108840243 gene encoding protein NUCLEOLAR FACTOR 1 isoform X2, protein MNRRRQREEQVRSDTEEDEDDEDEENSASEDRSSTDGEDDEEEDSECSETDEENEFTNGQSSVVASSSTSAFSEHLGHTLLSEEVETLIKHVWSFKWKAPAISMPNCSWKGTRQNFLDVAQSDAPYGTKLNLFEHWLQLYKEAGGEEFGSSARRRFFSICNSYMDILHYNKKLFYNGDRGEA, encoded by the exons ATGAACAGAAGAAG GCAGAGAGAGGAGCAAGTTAGAAGCGACAcagaagaagatgaggatgatgaagaCGAGGAAAACAGTGCTTCTGAGGATAGAAGCTCTACAGATGGAGaggatgatgaggaagaagattcTGAGTGCTCTGAGACAGACGAGGAGAATGAGTTTACCAATGGCCAATCTTCTGTAGTTGCTTCTTCATCTACCAGTGCATTTAGCGAGCACCTTGGTCATACTTTATTAAGTGAAGAAGTGGAAACTTTAATAAAACACGTCTGGAGCTTTAAATGGAAAGCACCTGCCATTAGCATGCCAAATTGCAGCTGGAAAGGAACTAGACAAAATTTTCTTGAC GTTGCTCAGAGTGATGCACCCTATGGGACCAAGCTTAATTTATTTGAGCACTGGCTTCAATTGTACAAGGAAGCTGGAGGGGAGGAGTTTGGCTCATCTGCAAGGAGAAGATTCTTCTCCATTT GCAACAGCTATATGGATATTTTGCATTATAACAAGAAACTCTTTTACAATGGAGACCGTGGAGAAGCTTGA
- the LOC108840243 gene encoding protein NUCLEOLAR FACTOR 1 isoform X3: MNRRRQREEQVRSDTEEDEDDEDEENSASEDRSSTDGEDDEEEDSECSETDEENEFTNGQSSVVASSSTSAFSEHLGHTLLSEEVETLIKHVWSFKWKAPAISMPNCSWKGTRQNFLDVAQSDAPYGTKLNLFEHWLQLYKEAGGEEFGSSARRRFFSICTYMDILHYNKKLFYNGDRGEA, encoded by the exons ATGAACAGAAGAAG GCAGAGAGAGGAGCAAGTTAGAAGCGACAcagaagaagatgaggatgatgaagaCGAGGAAAACAGTGCTTCTGAGGATAGAAGCTCTACAGATGGAGaggatgatgaggaagaagattcTGAGTGCTCTGAGACAGACGAGGAGAATGAGTTTACCAATGGCCAATCTTCTGTAGTTGCTTCTTCATCTACCAGTGCATTTAGCGAGCACCTTGGTCATACTTTATTAAGTGAAGAAGTGGAAACTTTAATAAAACACGTCTGGAGCTTTAAATGGAAAGCACCTGCCATTAGCATGCCAAATTGCAGCTGGAAAGGAACTAGACAAAATTTTCTTGAC GTTGCTCAGAGTGATGCACCCTATGGGACCAAGCTTAATTTATTTGAGCACTGGCTTCAATTGTACAAGGAAGCTGGAGGGGAGGAGTTTGGCTCATCTGCAAGGAGAAGATTCTTCTCCATTTGTAC CTATATGGATATTTTGCATTATAACAAGAAACTCTTTTACAATGGAGACCGTGGAGAAGCTTGA
- the LOC108840243 gene encoding protein NUCLEOLAR FACTOR 1 isoform X1, with protein MNRRRQREEQVRSDTEEDEDDEDEENSASEDRSSTDGEDDEEEDSECSETDEENEFTNGQSSVVASSSTSAFSEHLGHTLLSEEVETLIKHVWSFKWKAPAISMPNCSWKGTRQNFLDVAQSDAPYGTKLNLFEHWLQLYKEAGGEEFGSSARRRFFSISIWIFCIITRNSFTMETVEKLDY; from the exons ATGAACAGAAGAAG GCAGAGAGAGGAGCAAGTTAGAAGCGACAcagaagaagatgaggatgatgaagaCGAGGAAAACAGTGCTTCTGAGGATAGAAGCTCTACAGATGGAGaggatgatgaggaagaagattcTGAGTGCTCTGAGACAGACGAGGAGAATGAGTTTACCAATGGCCAATCTTCTGTAGTTGCTTCTTCATCTACCAGTGCATTTAGCGAGCACCTTGGTCATACTTTATTAAGTGAAGAAGTGGAAACTTTAATAAAACACGTCTGGAGCTTTAAATGGAAAGCACCTGCCATTAGCATGCCAAATTGCAGCTGGAAAGGAACTAGACAAAATTTTCTTGAC GTTGCTCAGAGTGATGCACCCTATGGGACCAAGCTTAATTTATTTGAGCACTGGCTTCAATTGTACAAGGAAGCTGGAGGGGAGGAGTTTGGCTCATCTGCAAGGAGAAGATTCTTCTCCATTT CTATATGGATATTTTGCATTATAACAAGAAACTCTTTTACAATGGAGACCGTGGAGAAGCTTGATTACTGA
- the LOC108840243 gene encoding protein NUCLEOLAR FACTOR 1 isoform X4, translated as MNRRRQREEQVRSDTEEDEDDEDEENSASEDRSSTDGEDDEEEDSECSETDEENEFTNGQSSVVASSSTSAFSEHLGHTLLSEEVETLIKHVWSFKWKAPAISMPNCSWKGTRQNFLDVAQSDAPYGTKLNLFEHWLQLYKEAGGEEFGSSARRRFFSICTQQLYGYFAL; from the exons ATGAACAGAAGAAG GCAGAGAGAGGAGCAAGTTAGAAGCGACAcagaagaagatgaggatgatgaagaCGAGGAAAACAGTGCTTCTGAGGATAGAAGCTCTACAGATGGAGaggatgatgaggaagaagattcTGAGTGCTCTGAGACAGACGAGGAGAATGAGTTTACCAATGGCCAATCTTCTGTAGTTGCTTCTTCATCTACCAGTGCATTTAGCGAGCACCTTGGTCATACTTTATTAAGTGAAGAAGTGGAAACTTTAATAAAACACGTCTGGAGCTTTAAATGGAAAGCACCTGCCATTAGCATGCCAAATTGCAGCTGGAAAGGAACTAGACAAAATTTTCTTGAC GTTGCTCAGAGTGATGCACCCTATGGGACCAAGCTTAATTTATTTGAGCACTGGCTTCAATTGTACAAGGAAGCTGGAGGGGAGGAGTTTGGCTCATCTGCAAGGAGAAGATTCTTCTCCATTTGTAC GCAACAGCTATATGGATATTTTGCATTATAA
- the LOC108817641 gene encoding pentatricopeptide repeat-containing protein At1g66345, mitochondrial → MRRLREQQCRFFTLISNRSPRRIFSFFSFHSKPDPTSKEQQLLINAISESLQNNDNWDTLSTKFSSANLSDSSLIDKILLRFKHPETAKRALTFFHWSSRHTPNLRRHGVSSYALAIHILVKARLLIDARALIESSLLNSSPESPDLLLDSLLDTYEVSSSTPLAFDLLVQGYAKLRFLESGFDVFKKLTDRGFSLSVITLNTLIHVAAKSNRIDLVWRIYEAAIDKRLYPNEATVRIMIGALCKEGRLKEIVGLLDKIHGKRCSPHVIVNTCLALKVLDENRIDEGMSLLKRLLQKNMVLDTIGYSLVVYARTKEGDLVSARKVFDEMLQRGFEANAFVYTAFVRVYCETGEVEEAERLIAEMEGSGIDPYEETFNLIIVGCAKFGREGESLKYCEMMVARGLLPSRWAFNEMVERLSKIEDVKRADEILTKSIEKGFVPDEHTYSYLVQGFVKGNDIEQALKMFYEMEYRNISPGFEVFRSLIVGLCSCGKVEAGEKYVRIMKRRLIQPNVEIYEALIKAFQKTDNKTNADRVYDEMMSIR, encoded by the coding sequence ATGCGCCGCTTAAGAGAACAACAATGTCGTTTCTTCACACTCATCTCGAATCGATCTCCAAGACGCAtcttcagcttcttctccttccacTCCAAACCCGATCCAACCTCCAAAGAACAACAACTCCTCATCAACGCCATCTCCGAATCGCTACAAAACAACGACAACTGGGACACTCTCTCCACCAAATTCTCCTCCGCCAACCTCTCCGACTCCTCCCTCATCGACAAAATCCTCCTCCGCTTCAAACACCCCGAAACCGCCAAACGCGCCTTAACCTTCTTCCACTGGTCCTCCCGCCACACTCCAAACCTCCGCCGCCACGGAGTCTCCTCTTACGCCCTCGCGATCCACATCCTCGTCAAAGCTCGACTCCTCATCGACGCTCGAGCTCTAATCGAATCTTCTCTCTTAAACTCATCCCCCGAATCTCCCGATCTCCTCCTCGACTCCTTGTTAGACACTTACGAGGTCTCTTCCTCCACTCCCCTCGCCTTCGATCTACTCGTCCAAGGCTACGCTAAGCTCCGATTCCTCGAATCCGGATTCGACGTTTTCAAGAAACTAACCGATCGTGGATTCTCGCTGAGCGTAATCACTCTCAACACTCTCATCCACGTCGCCGCGAAATCGAACCGGATCGATCTCGTTTGGAGGATCTACGAGGCGGCGATCGATAAGAGGCTTTACCCGAACGAGGCGACGGTTAGGATCATGATCGGTGCGTTGTGCAAGGAAGGGAGGTTAAAAGAGATTGTAGGTTTGTTGGATAAGATTCACGGTAAGAGATGTTCTCCTCACGTGATTGTTAACACGTGCTTGGCTCTCAAGGTTTTAGATGAGAATCGGATCGATGAAGggatgagtctgttgaagaggTTGTTGCAGAAGAACATGGTTTTAGATACGATTGGATACTCTCTCGTTGTGTACGCGAGAACGAAGGAAGGTGATTTGGTTTCCGCGCGGaaagtgttcgatgaaatgcttCAGAGAGGTTTCGAAGCGAACGCTTTCGTTTACACGGCTTTCGTCAGAGTGTATTGCGAGACGGGTGAGGTTGAGGAAGCGGAGAGGTTGATCGCTGAGATGGAAGGGTCTGGGATCGATCCGTATGAAGAAACTTTTAACTTAATCATCGTTGGTTGCGCGAAATTcggaagagaaggagagagcTTGAAGTATTGTGAGATGATGGTCGCGAGAGGACTTCTTCCTAGTCGTTGGGCGTTCAACGAGATGGTTGAGAGACTAAGCAAGATCGAGGACGTGAAACGTGCAGACGAAATCCTAACGAAGTCGATTGAGAAAGGGTTTGTGCCTGATGAACATACATACTCCTATCTGGTTCAAGGGTTTGTTAAAGGAAACGATATCGAACAAGCTCTCAAGATGTTCTACGAGATGGAGTATCGAAATATCTCACCGGGTTTCGAGGTGTTTAGGTCACTGATAGTGGGGCTTTGCTCTTGTGGTAAAGTGGAAGCAGGCGAGAAGTACGTGAGAATTATGAAGAGGAGGCTGATACAGCCTAATGTAGAGATATATGAGGCGTTGATTAAGGCATTCCAAAAAACAGACAATAAAACGAATGCGGATAGGGTTTATGATGAAATGATGTCAATAAGATGA
- the LOC108824892 gene encoding senescence-associated protein AAF, chlorolplastic, protein MALNVSKVVPRSPKLAKRANVSRSKRVLLTFPSIKGGSSAEELQGLFCTNPVTSVTSRRSSSTVCFLGKPQDTETKPHKDCLDIPNSQTVQKEGEKEVMPRTKNNSSQVLVEYVSNDAKFVNERARSDFVLLSRGFMRLDARARQDVAIIGSGFLKLDARAREDTDKIDRDVKRKAERLHHIATILKNIAQSKLKNAADKHWSDGALEADLRRADFRAKQRAMEDALMALEFIKNIHDMMVQKMVDRLVTSETGTKDRISLEKNGKALEFFLGEVSSDSISAIEEAYKSMASALSEADGIDYTDPEELELLVTTLIDLDAMDGKSSASLLAECSSSPDVNTRKALANALAAAPSMWTLGNAGMGALQRLAEDSNPSIAAAASRAIVALKKQWEVEEGDALRFMMNLENPNDDEDGDSDQ, encoded by the exons ATGGCTCTTAACGTGAGCAAAGTGGTTCCTAGGAGTCCCAAACTAGCGAAGAGGGCTAATGTCTCAAGATCAAAAAGAGTTTTATTGACGTTTCCCTCAATAAAGGGTGGTTCATCTGCTGAAGAATTACAAGGCCTCTTTTGTACAAATCCTGTCACTTCTGTTACTTCTCGTAGATCTTCTTCTACAGTGTGTTTTCTTGGAAAGCCTCAAGACACGGAAACTAAACCTCATAAAGACTGTCTTGATATACCTAA CTCCCAAACTGTTCAAAAAGAAGGTGAGAAGGAAGTGATGCCAAGGACAAAAAACAACTCAAGCCAGGTTCTGGTGGAGTATGTGTCCAATGATGCTAAGTTTGTCAATGAAAGAGCTCGTAGTGACTTTGTTCTTCTTTCTCG TGGCTTTATGAGACTTGATGCGCGTGCACGTCAGGACGTTGCAATTATTGGGTCAGGGTTCCTTAAACTGGATG CTCGGGCAAGAGAAGATACCGATAAAATAGATCGTGATGTCAAGAGAAAAGCCGAGCGCCTTCATCATATTGCTACT ATATTAAAGAACATAGCCCAGTCTAAGTTGAAAAATGCTGCTGATAAGCATTGGAGTGACGGCGCCTTAGAG GCTGATCTAAGGCGAGCGGACTTCCGCGCTAAACAACGGGCAATGGAGGATGCATTAATGGCTTTAGAG TTTATCAAGAACATTCATGATATGATGGTTCAAAAAATGGTTGATAGATT GGTAACATCCGAAACTGGTACCAAGGACCGCATATCGCTTGAGAAGAATGGAAAAGCTCTAGAGTTTTTCCTAGGGGAAGTTTCATCTGATAGCATATCTGCTATTGAG GAAGCTTACAAGAGTATGGCATCAGCGCTCTCAGAAGCTGACGGGATTGACTACACTGATCCTGAAGAG CTTGAACTGTTAGTAACTACTCTGATCGACCTCGATGCAATGGATGGTAAAAGTAGTGCATCACTATTAGCTGAATGCTCTAGCTCTCCAGACGTCAATACCAG GAAAGCGTTGGCTAATGCCTTAGCAGCTGCGCCGTCGATGTGGACGTTGGGAAATGCAGGCATGGGAGCATTACAG AGACTCGCGGAAGACAGTAACCCGTCGATTGCAGCTGCTGCGTCCAGAGCGATCGTTGCGCTGAAGAAGCAATGGGAAGTCGAAGAAGGTGATGCACTTAGGTTTATGATGAACTTGGAGAACCCAAAcgatgatgaagatggagaCAGTGACCAATGA
- the LOC108843035 gene encoding psbQ-like protein 3, chloroplastic — protein MALSKPPPHFSPFDNPNPHLETAASILTFSSQSSRRIRRDVLLSISGTIIPQLFLLDHQRSSSANAADLFNFMAPPEPERTVEIAKEGLRKNAENIKEIKEKMIENKRWKEGGKELRRSASNMKQDLYLIIQAKPPKDRPLLRSLYSSLFNTITKMDYAAGDGNATKVMEYYKSIAATLDNIFTRI, from the exons ATGGCACTCTCAAAGCCACCACCACATTTCAGTCCCTTTGACAATCCAAATCCTCATCTTGAAACTGCGGCTTCTATCTTGACATTCTCTTCTCAATCATCAAGAAGAATACGAAGAGACGTTCTTCTCTCAATCTCGGGAACAATAATCCCTCAACTGTTTCTCCTTGACCACCAACGCTCTTCCTCTGCAAATGCTGCTGACCTTTTCAACTTCATGGCACCACCCGAGCCCGAACGCACTGTCGAGATTGCTAAG GAAGGATTACGAAAAAATGctgaaaatataaaagagataaAAGAGAAGATGATAGAAAATAAGAGGTGGAAAGAAGGAGGGAAAGAGTTAAGAAGAAGTGCATCAAACATGAAACAAGATTTGTATTTAATTATCCAAGCAAAGCCTCCCAAGGATAGACCTCTTCTTAGGTCTCTCTATTCATCTCTCTTCAATACAATCACCAAG ATGGATTATGCAGCAGGAGATGGGAATGCAACTAAAGTAATGGAGTACTACAAGAGTATTGCTGCAACTCTCGATAATATTTTTACTCGAATTTAA
- the LOC108843034 gene encoding glucan endo-1,3-beta-glucosidase 2 produces the protein MAPHLLPLLLLTLFVLASASSPSAPADEGAYIGVNIGTDLSDMPHPTQVVALLKAQQIRHIRLYDADPGMLIALANSGIKVIITIPNDQLLGIGQSNSTAANWVKRNVIAHYPATTITAISVGTEVLTSLPNAAPLLVSAIKNIHSALLSSNLDRLIKVSTPLSTSLILDPFPPSQAFFNRSLNPVIVPLLSFLQSTNSYLMINIYPYYDYMQSNGVIPLDYALFKPIPPNKEAVDANTLVHYSNAFDAMVDATYFAMAFLNFTNIPVLVTESGWPSKGETNEPDATLDNANTYNSNLIRHVLNKTGTPKRPGIAVSTYIYELYNEDTKAGSLSEKSWGLFNANGDPVYVLRLTNSGSVLSNDTTNQTYCTAREGADPKMLQAALDWACGPGKIDCSPIKQGEACYDPDNVVAHANYAFDTYYHQTGNNPEACNFNGVASITTTDPSHGSCVFEGSRGGGKNGTSVNITAPSANSTSSGVGSDLYYSRGMWSVFTVILNLVAFL, from the exons ATGGctcctcatcttcttcctcttcttctccttacTCTTTTCGTTCTTGCTTCAGCTTCTTCCCCCTCTGCTCCAGCTGATGAAG GTGCATATATTGGAGTAAACATAGGCACTGATCTTTCTGACATGCCACATCCGACACAAGTTGTTGCTCTCCTAAAAGCTCAGCAAATCCGACATATCCGCTTATACGACGCTGATCCAGGGATGCTAATAGCTCTAGCAAACTCAGGGATCAAAGTCATTATCACAATCCCTAACGACCAGCTTCTCGGCATTGGTCAGTCCAACTCAACCGCAGCCAATTGGGTTAAACGCAACGTCATCGCTCATTACCCCGCGACCACTATCACCGCAATTTCTGTCGGCACCGAGGTCCTAACCAGTCTCCCAAACGCAGCACCTCTACTAGTCAGCGCCATTAAAAACATTCACTCCGCTTTGCTCTCCTCGAATCTCGACCGTTTGATCAAAGTCTCTACTCCTCTATCCACTTCCTTGATCCTCGACCCTTTCCCTCCCTCCCAAGCCTTCTTTAACCGGTCTTTAAACCCGGTTATCGTCCCGTTACTCAGCTTCCTCCAGTCAACGAACTCATACCTAATGATCAACATCTATCCCTACTACGACTACATGCAATCAAACGGCGTGATTCCTCTAGACTACGCCCTCTTCAAACCCATCCCTCCGAACAAAGAAGCCGTCGACGCAAACACTCTCGTCCACTACTCAAACGCCTTCGACGCGATGGTGGACGCTACTTACTTCGCCATGGCGTTCCTCAACTTCACGAACATCCCCGTTCTCGTAACCGAGTCGGGCTGGCCTTCGAAAGGCGAAACCAACGAGCCCGACGCCACGCTAGACAACGCCAACACGTACAACAGCAACCTCATAAGACACGTCCTCAACAAGACCGGGACTCCCAAGCGTCCCGGAATCGCCGTGAGCACTTACATATACGAGCTTTACAATGAGGACACGAAGGCGGGGTCTTTGTCGGAGAAGAGCTGGGGTCTGTTTAACGCTAACGGTGACCCGGTTTACGTACTGAGGCTGACTAACTCGGGGTCGGTTCTGTCGAATGATACGACGAACCAGACGTACTGTACTGCGAGAGAAGGTGCTGATCCGAAGATGCTTCAGGCTGCTCTTGATTGGGCCTGTGGGCCTGGGAAGATTGATTGTTCGCCTATCAAGCAAGGAGAGGCTTGTTATGACCCTGATAATGTGGTTGCTCATGCTAACTATGCGTTTGATACTTATTATCATCAGACTGGGAATAATCCCGAAGCTTGCAACTTCAATGGTGTTGCTAGTATCACCACTACAGATCCGA GTCATGGTTCATGTGTGTTTGAAGGAAG CCGCGGTGGTGGTAAGAACGGGACCTCTGTGAACATAACGGCACCATCAGCGAATTCAACGAGCTCTGGAGTGGGGAGTGATTTGTATTACAGTCGGGGAATGTGGAGCGTTTTTACTGTGATTTTGAACCTTGTTGCTTTCTTGTAA